Below is a genomic region from Anaerolineae bacterium.
CGGCGATATGATGGAGATATTCATCAAGGTGGAGGATGGCCGCATCGCCGATGTGAAGTTCCGCACCTTCGGCTGTGGCGCCGCCATCGCCACCAGCTCCATGGCCACCGAGATGGTCAAGGGCAAGTCCATCGAGGATGTCCTGCGCCTGACGCGCAAGGATGTCGCTGATGCCTTGGGGGGACTGCCGGCTCATAAGATGCACTGTTCCAACCTGGCGGTGGATGCATTGCGTGCCGCCCTGCATGACTATT
It encodes:
- the nifU gene encoding Fe-S cluster assembly scaffold protein NifU — its product is MYSDLVIEHFTNPRNVGVIEDADGVGRVGNPVCGDMMEIFIKVEDGRIADVKFRTFGCGAAIATSSMATEMVKGKSIEDVLRLTRKDVADALGGLPAHKMHCSNLAVDALRAALHDYFSKHPELLPAGVQLEDLAPPPEDTSAEEA